A stretch of the Corylus avellana chromosome ca6, CavTom2PMs-1.0 genome encodes the following:
- the LOC132183895 gene encoding uncharacterized protein LOC132183895, protein MAISSTSESDWAWLPMDLLDSILHKLASPIDQVLVLDHRGELLSIDVNTNQKKILATRDLRYADLTYLVETSGGDLLVVRRCLDSWRDQGMTDSFEVYKLVLDHESGRVVKRVEVKNIGDDALFLGDNYSISVSASAFLGCRPNFIYYTDDYIDTMPYYPNGPIDMGIFNLEDRSIQLHYKPNPSHKHKSPPIWILLPML, encoded by the exons ATGGCAATTTCATCCACGTCGGAATCAGATTGGGCATGGCTTCCAATGGACCTCCTCGATTCGATTCTGCACAAGCTGGCCTCGCCCATTGACCAG GTTCTTGTCCTTGATCATAGAGGTGAGCTCCTATCCATTGATGTTAATACCAATCAAAAGAAGAtacttgccacgagagatttgAGGTATGCTGACTTGACATATCTGGTGGAAACATCTGGCGGAGATCTGTTGGTGGTACGGAGGTGTTTGGATTCTTGGCGTGATCAGGGTATGACTGATAGTTTCGAAGTGTATAAGCTTGTGCTCGACCATGAAAGTGGAAGGGTGGTAAAACGGGTAGAGGTGAAGAACATAGGAGATGATGCATTGTTCTTGGGAGACAACTATTCTATATCTGTTTCCGCTTCTGCCTTTCTAGGCTGTCGCCCCAACTTCATATATTACACCGATGACTACATCGATACTATGCCATACTACCCTAATGGGCCGATTGACATGGGTATTTTCAATTTGGAGGACAGAAGCATTCAACTACACTACAAACCAAATCCTTCCCACAAGCATAAGTCTCCCCCAATTTGGATTCTACTCCCTATGTTGTAG